The Bosea sp. AS-1 region GAATGTCCGGGCCGATGCGCTTGCGCAGCCGCGCCAGCAATTCGCCTTCGCCATCATCGGAGCTTTCCGTCGCCATCGCGCCGTGCAGATGCAGCAGCACGCCATCGACGCCGTCGGCCGCGCCGACGATGTGCCCCGCGAAGACATCGAAGGCGGCATCGGTGACGCGTCCCGAGGGGTTGGCGCCGGTCACCAGCGGATGGACAAGGTTCCAGCCGAATTTGTCGGCAGCCTCGAAGGCAGCCCCCATAGAGGTGCGGGTGCCGCGGAAAGCCTGCGGGATTTCGTTGCCGAGATAGGCTCCGTGGGCCCGAAACGTGGCCTCGTCCGTGAGCTGAACACTGAAGGTGTTCGTCTCATGCATGAATTCGGCAATCAGCACACGCGGCACGATCGTCTCCCCTTAGCGCATCGTTCAATTTTTTTGACAGTTTTGGCGAGATGCACGCGACCTTGCCACTGATTTTCGTGCATGCATCCCCAGAAACCAGCGCGCTTGTCGAAACGTGGTGAATATGCTCGACGATGGCGCCAGGCTGGAAAGCGATCTCCGCCTCTCGGAGAATCCAGTGCGATAACAACGGGGTAGATCACCGCCGTCTCGGTCGGGACGCATGGCGATCCGGGCGGAACCAATTGGCCCGGTCGCGCATTCTCCGCAGCGGATGTCTGCGAGCTCTCGCCATGCCGGTCTCCCCACACGCTAGCCGCCCACCCGCTCAGACGCGACTGCGGCGCGTTTCGTCTGACGAACTCACGATCCGCCGCATCCGCCACGGCCGCTCCTTCGGCTACCGGGATGCTGAAGGCGAGAAGATCACCGACCAGGCAACTCTGGCCCGCATCCGCTCGCTCGCGATTCCGCCGGCCTATGACGATGTTCGCATCGCCGCCGATCCGCGCGCCCATCTGCAGGCCGTCGGCCATGACGAAGCCGGCCGCATCCAGCATCGCTACCATCCGGATTGGGAGAAGGTGCGAGAACGCCGCAAGCTCAAGCGGCTGGCCCGGCTGATCGCGGTGCTGCCGCGGTTGCGGACGCAAATCGCCAAGGATTTGCGCGGGCGCTTGCTCGGCCGTGACAAGGCCCTCGCCTGCGCGGCCGCCATTATCGACCGCTGCCATATCCGCGTCGGCAATGAAACCTATGCCAAGGCCAATGGAAGTCACGGCGCCTCGACCTTGCTGAAGCGACATGTCGACATCACAGGCACGCGGGTCGCACTGCATTTTCGCGGCAAGAGCAGTCAGGACGTCGCCTGCACCATCGAGGACGCAGCCCTGGCACGCGCCCTCGAGCGGATCGCCAG contains the following coding sequences:
- a CDS encoding DNA topoisomerase IB, yielding MPVSPHASRPPAQTRLRRVSSDELTIRRIRHGRSFGYRDAEGEKITDQATLARIRSLAIPPAYDDVRIAADPRAHLQAVGHDEAGRIQHRYHPDWEKVRERRKLKRLARLIAVLPRLRTQIAKDLRGRLLGRDKALACAAAIIDRCHIRVGNETYAKANGSHGASTLLKRHVDITGTRVALHFRGKSSQDVACTIEDAALARALERIASLPGRRLLQYRRDDGSVAPIRAAEINDYLKKACRQPVSSKDLRMLAANAAAAELLLAGEEAVSETGRRRQLTDIMRTISERLANTPAVVRKSYVHAILIDAYASGQLQRSYEKVRATAGCSRIERALGRLAA